The Holosporales bacterium genome contains the following window.
AACGTTCTTGGCAGGTTATACTGAAGTATGAAAACTGAAAGCTCTTACCTTAAGGTTGTGTTCTTGATAGAGCGTCTGCACAGGCTTTTCCTTGAGAATATAAAGGCAGACCTTGACGACGCGAGGATATACGACATAAACAACACTCAAGCCTTGATTTTGTATAATATAGGCAAAGATCAAGTTTCTGTAGGAGAGCTAACCCAACGAGGGTATTACCTTGGCTCTAACGTGTCTTACAACCTGCGAAAGATGGTCGAAAACGATTTTTTGATTCAGGAAGCCTCACCTCACGATAAGCGGTCGACTATTGTGAAGTTATCAAGCAAGGGGTTGAAGCTGTACGAATTCATGAGCCGAGTAATGGAAAAACATGTAGAGGCCTTGAATAAAG
Protein-coding sequences here:
- a CDS encoding winged helix DNA-binding protein; translation: MKTESSYLKVVFLIERLHRLFLENIKADLDDARIYDINNTQALILYNIGKDQVSVGELTQRGYYLGSNVSYNLRKMVENDFLIQEASPHDKRSTIVKLSSKGLKLYEFMSRVMEKHVEALNKEGIVDKLFGDTVNQLKSLEKLWIQGKGSLSFK